The DNA sequence GCCGGCGTCCCCGACGTGGGCGGCGGCCAGGCGTCGTCGCTGTGCCAGATCGCGGCGGAGGTCCTCGGCGTCGAACCGGAGCGGGTGGCCGTGCACATCGGGGACAGCGCGCTGACGCCGCTCGCCGGTACGACGACGGCGACGCGCCAGCTCTATATGTCGGGGAACGCCGTGCTCGAAGCCGCGAACGGACTCCGCGGCCGGCTGCTCCCGGTGGCCGCGCAGATGCTCGGTGCGCGGCCGGATCGGGTGACGCCGCGCGACGGCGGCGCGGCGGACGACTCGGGCAGGCGCGTCGAGTGGCCGGCGGTGCTCAAAGAGTGCGCGCGCCACGGCGTTCCCCGCAGCTACCTCGGCGTCTACCACGCGCCGGCGGGAGACCCGGTGGATCTCGAGCGCGGCGGCGGGCGGATCTTTCCGGACTACACGTTCGGGGCGCACGCGGTCGAAGTCGAGGTGGATACCGAAACCGGCGCCGTGACCGTACTGCGCCACGCGGCCTGCCACGACGTGGGACGGGCCATCAATCCCCAGAGCGTGGAGGGCCAGATCCAGGGCGGCGCGGTGATGGGCCTCGGCTACGGACTCATGGAAGAAATCGTGGTGGACCGAGGCGTCAATCTGTCCACCAATTTCGCCTCATATCTCATCCCGACGTCGCTCGACGTGCCCGACGTCGTGCCGCTGCTCCTCGAGTCGCACGAGGGCAAGGGGCCGTTCGGGGCGCGCGGCATCGGCGAGCCGCCGATCGGGCCCCCGGCGGCCGCGGTCGCGAACGCCGTCGAAGACGCGGTCGGCGTCCGCGTCACCGAGCTGCCGATCACCCCCGAGCGGGTCGCGCGGGCCCTGGGCCTCCTAGGACCGGAGGCGTCGGGGCGGCGTTAGCGTCTCACCCACGGCTGGATCCCCGCGCCTTTGCCGGTGGGTTCCGGGTCGTAGACCACGACCTGCAGCGGCGTCGGCTTGAAGGCGTTGCACGGGTTGCGCTCCTGCGGGCAATTCGAGACCGCGATCAAGAGATCGATGTTCGCGCGCAGGTCGAGGTAGTCGCCCGGCTTGGACTTGGGCTCCTGGATGCCGGTGCCGCCGTCGGACGCGACCGGCGTGTTCATGAAGACGTTGAACGAGTACGGGATCTCGGTGAGCGGGATGCCGTAGGGTTTGAGCGCCCGCTCGAAGTTGTTGCGGCAGTTGGGCGTCCCGCGCACGCCGTATCGGAACGCGTTCGTGTACTCGCTGCACGATCCGCTGATGATGTCGTTGACCCCGCAGGTGTCCGCCGTGATCGTCATCAACTGCGTCGCCTTGGTCGAGTACAGGTGGTGTCCCTTGGTCAGGAACAGCGTCCCGTTCAGCAGCTGCGTGTTCTCGGGCGAGATCTTGTCGACGTAGTCGTTCAGGTTGAAGCAGATGAAGTCGGCAACCTGCTGTCCCTCCAGGTCGACGATCCGGCAGACCTGGCCGGCCCGGATCGGGAATGCCGTGCCTCCGCGTGCGGGAAGCGTCTCCTGCCATGCCAGGAGCGACGGGCTGATTCCGGGATGCTCCATCAGTATCACCTCCGCGATGCTCGAATAACCTCGCTAAACTTGCCCCCCCGGTGGCGCCGCCCCCCGAACCCGCGGCGGCCCGTCGTGCGTACTTGAGATAGCGCCATACCCGGTCGGACGGACTTCTGGCGGGGAGGATTTGCAACCTCCCTCCGGAGAACCCCGGGGGACGCGCGGCGCACTGCTTTTGCGCCGAACACGTGGGGAGGGGTGGAGCAGCATGCGGAACGTGTTCGCAGTTGCCACGCTGCTGGTGTTCCTGATCACCGGCATGGTGCCCGGCATGGTGCCCGGCGTGGGCGCGCAGGGGGCGACGATCAAGATCGGCGTCCCGGTGCCGCTCTCCGGCGGGAACGCCAAGATGGGGACGGATATCGTGCAGGCCGCGACGATGGCCGCCGACGAGCAGAATGCCAAAGGCGGCGTCCTCGGGCGCAAGCTCGAGATCGTTTCGTTCGACGACGCGTGCGACGCGCAGCAGGCCGTGACGGCCGCGCACAAGCTCGTCGACGCGGGCGTGGCGGCGGTGGCGGGCGGCTACTGCTCGTCCGCCGCGATTCCGGCGAGCGCCGTCTACCACGACGCGGGCGTTGCGTTCGTGGCGGACGCGTCCAGCAACCCGAAGCTCACGGACCAGGGCTTCGAGAACGTGTTCCGGGTCATCGGCCGGGACGACCAGCAGGGGCCGTACGCGGCCGGCTTCATGACCAAGGACCTCCACGCAAAGAAAGTCGCCATCATCCACGACAACACGCTGTACGCGAAGGGCCTTGCGACGGCGACGCAGGATGCGCTCAAGAAGATGTCCGGCGTGAACGTGGTTTTCTTCGACGCGATCACCCCGGGTGAGAAAGACTTCTCGGCGACCCTCACCAAGGTCAAGAGCCTGAACCCGGACGTCACCTACTTCACGGGCTACTACCCCGAGGGCGGCCTGGTCTGCAAGCAGTTCCATGACCTGGGGGTATCGGGCAAGTTCATGGCGGGCGACGCGAACAACGATCCAACGTTCATCAAGGAGTGCGGTCCGGCGTCGACCGGCGTCTACATTACGTCGACCCCGCTGCCCCAGAACCAGGCGACGGCGAAGTCGTTCATCAGCCGCTACACGGCCCGTTGGAAGCAGGATCCGGGTCCGTACTCCGCGCTCGAGTACGACT is a window from the bacterium genome containing:
- a CDS encoding branched-chain amino acid ABC transporter substrate-binding protein, translated to MRNVFAVATLLVFLITGMVPGMVPGVGAQGATIKIGVPVPLSGGNAKMGTDIVQAATMAADEQNAKGGVLGRKLEIVSFDDACDAQQAVTAAHKLVDAGVAAVAGGYCSSAAIPASAVYHDAGVAFVADASSNPKLTDQGFENVFRVIGRDDQQGPYAAGFMTKDLHAKKVAIIHDNTLYAKGLATATQDALKKMSGVNVVFFDAITPGEKDFSATLTKVKSLNPDVTYFTGYYPEGGLVCKQFHDLGVSGKFMAGDANNDPTFIKECGPASTGVYITSTPLPQNQATAKSFISRYTARWKQDPGPYSALEYDSVGVVINAIQRAKSADRAAIIKALQATSGYSGATGKITFDKKGDRVQVLYITYMIKGNDFVPTGM
- a CDS encoding urea carboxylase-associated family protein; translation: MEHPGISPSLLAWQETLPARGGTAFPIRAGQVCRIVDLEGQQVADFICFNLNDYVDKISPENTQLLNGTLFLTKGHHLYSTKATQLMTITADTCGVNDIISGSCSEYTNAFRYGVRGTPNCRNNFERALKPYGIPLTEIPYSFNVFMNTPVASDGGTGIQEPKSKPGDYLDLRANIDLLIAVSNCPQERNPCNAFKPTPLQVVVYDPEPTGKGAGIQPWVRR